A region of Oceanispirochaeta sp. M1 DNA encodes the following proteins:
- the manA gene encoding mannose-6-phosphate isomerase, class I yields MIKKMENLIQDYPWGSKSYLQNLLNIKEDGPLAELWMGVHPRGMSKVDISGSTSLSLDEFIKEDAQDRLGKDVLRRFGNLPYLFKFLAAGEPLSIQAHPNKKQAEEGFDRENKKAVPLDAFNRNYKDDNHKPEIVCAITDYWAMKGFRRPDEIKKYFGGFCPEDLLSVLLPAGKGEEAALKHFFITLMNLEDSQKESLLGAALSWCGKQDDDACRWVLKLQDKYPGDISVLAPLYLNTLCLKPGEALYLPAGELHAYLQGFGMELMANSDNVLRGGLTAKFMDLEELEKTLLFESVPVKRIVPEKQDDGSEIYRTASKEFELVYIDCRSKSISIKRSYPVSILAVLEGNIRISEGEETLELKAGESCFLTAESPVRLIEGPGKAFIARVPE; encoded by the coding sequence ATGATTAAGAAGATGGAAAACCTGATCCAGGATTATCCCTGGGGATCAAAAAGTTATTTACAGAATTTACTGAATATAAAAGAAGACGGGCCTCTGGCGGAGCTCTGGATGGGAGTTCATCCCAGAGGAATGTCAAAGGTCGATATTTCCGGGAGTACTTCACTCTCTCTCGATGAATTCATAAAAGAGGATGCCCAGGATCGTCTTGGAAAGGATGTACTACGGCGTTTTGGAAATCTGCCTTATCTTTTCAAGTTTCTGGCTGCAGGAGAACCCCTCTCCATTCAGGCTCATCCCAATAAGAAGCAGGCGGAAGAGGGCTTTGATCGTGAAAATAAGAAGGCTGTGCCTCTGGATGCCTTTAACCGTAATTATAAAGATGATAACCATAAACCCGAAATCGTCTGTGCCATCACCGATTACTGGGCTATGAAGGGTTTCCGCAGACCCGATGAAATAAAGAAATACTTCGGTGGATTCTGTCCTGAGGATTTATTATCAGTTCTGCTGCCTGCAGGAAAGGGTGAAGAAGCCGCTCTGAAACATTTTTTCATTACTCTCATGAATCTGGAAGACAGTCAGAAAGAATCTCTTTTGGGTGCTGCTCTGTCCTGGTGTGGAAAACAGGATGATGACGCCTGCCGCTGGGTTTTAAAACTTCAGGATAAATATCCGGGAGATATCTCTGTGCTGGCGCCCCTATACCTAAACACCCTCTGTCTTAAGCCCGGAGAGGCGCTATATCTTCCTGCGGGTGAACTTCATGCCTACCTTCAGGGCTTCGGTATGGAGCTGATGGCTAATTCTGATAATGTTCTACGGGGTGGACTGACAGCAAAATTCATGGATCTTGAAGAACTTGAAAAAACTCTTTTATTTGAATCAGTTCCAGTTAAGCGCATTGTACCTGAGAAACAGGATGACGGTTCGGAAATATACAGAACAGCTTCAAAGGAATTTGAACTCGTTTATATTGACTGCCGTTCAAAGAGCATCAGCATAAAAAGATCTTATCCGGTTTCCATACTGGCTGTGCTGGAGGGGAATATCCGTATCAGTGAAGGAGAGGAAACGCTGGAATTGAAAGCCGGAGAATCCTGTTTTCTTACAGCAGAGAGTCCTGTGCGCCTGATTGAAGGGCCCGGAAAAGCTTTTATAGCAAGAGTACCTGAATAA
- a CDS encoding DUF188 domain-containing protein, producing the protein MKVWIDGDSCPRQVRDIVNARCIRERIQLHYVANSELLLPKSEYISFSLSSSAADSADDYIVEHSRMGDLILTRDIPLAASLVEKGRAVINDRGNQFTKNNVRERLAQRDFMHMMREAGIGQDKGSNYGAKEIKEFSSCFDRVLVQMIREERFKKAST; encoded by the coding sequence ATGAAAGTCTGGATTGATGGTGATTCCTGTCCACGGCAGGTGAGGGATATTGTAAATGCGAGATGTATTCGGGAGAGAATCCAGCTGCATTATGTAGCGAATAGTGAATTACTCCTCCCTAAGTCTGAATATATCAGCTTCTCTTTAAGTTCCAGTGCTGCCGACAGTGCTGATGATTATATTGTTGAGCACAGCCGGATGGGAGATCTGATCCTTACAAGAGATATTCCTCTTGCGGCTTCTCTGGTAGAAAAAGGCAGAGCCGTTATCAACGACCGAGGTAATCAATTCACAAAGAATAATGTCCGGGAGCGTTTGGCTCAACGTGATTTTATGCATATGATGAGGGAAGCGGGGATTGGACAGGACAAGGGAAGTAATTACGGTGCAAAGGAGATCAAGGAATTCTCCTCCTGCTTTGACAGGGTTCTTGTACAGATGATTCGGGAAGAACGTTTTAAGAAGGCTTCTACGTAA
- a CDS encoding FprA family A-type flavoprotein — translation MKSVEISKDVYRLGVNIEPGNLFEGIWAIPDGTSINSYIVKGDKTAVIDLTQDKDDFPGSLSSQMKGIGVSPENIDYIIVNHMEPDHTGWLGEFRKQNPEMMIYCSKKAVPLVEQFCGITENVHAVEDGEILDLGQGKTLQFFETPNIHWPETIMTYLQEDKILFACDAFGSYGKVDDSAVFDDQLSDDQHEFFEKEALRYYANIVASFSVFVERGLKKLEGLDIKMICPSHGIIWRENPSVIVERYARYASYLKGPACPEITVIWGSMYGNTAKLVTEVIKGIRSEKVPVHQYRVPEDDIGFILADAWRSAGIVLGMPTYEYQMFPPMAHVIDDFNRKKVQNKKAFRFGSFGWSGGAEKELGIATEKLKWEFLESVEWQGAPGEEELKKAYQRGKELAVLVKEFAGKGCD, via the coding sequence ATGAAATCTGTAGAAATCAGTAAAGACGTGTACCGTCTTGGTGTTAATATTGAACCCGGTAATCTATTTGAAGGTATCTGGGCTATTCCTGACGGAACCTCAATCAACTCTTACATAGTTAAAGGAGATAAGACTGCAGTTATCGATCTGACCCAGGATAAGGATGACTTTCCAGGGAGCCTCAGTTCTCAGATGAAGGGAATCGGAGTCAGTCCTGAAAATATTGATTACATTATTGTAAATCATATGGAGCCTGATCATACAGGATGGCTGGGTGAGTTCAGAAAACAAAATCCTGAAATGATGATTTACTGCAGCAAGAAAGCGGTTCCCCTTGTGGAGCAGTTCTGTGGTATAACAGAAAATGTACATGCTGTTGAAGACGGTGAAATACTGGATCTGGGGCAGGGAAAGACTCTGCAGTTTTTTGAAACACCCAATATTCACTGGCCCGAAACCATTATGACTTATCTTCAGGAAGATAAAATTCTTTTTGCCTGTGATGCCTTCGGTTCATATGGAAAGGTTGATGACAGCGCTGTCTTTGATGATCAGCTTTCCGATGATCAGCACGAGTTTTTTGAAAAAGAAGCCCTCCGCTATTACGCAAATATAGTTGCCTCCTTCTCAGTCTTTGTTGAAAGGGGACTCAAGAAGCTGGAGGGTCTGGATATTAAAATGATATGTCCCTCTCACGGTATTATATGGAGAGAGAATCCTTCTGTAATTGTTGAGCGTTATGCCCGTTATGCCTCCTATCTGAAAGGTCCGGCCTGCCCCGAAATTACTGTAATCTGGGGTTCTATGTACGGCAATACAGCCAAACTGGTAACAGAGGTGATCAAGGGAATCAGAAGCGAAAAGGTTCCTGTTCACCAGTACAGAGTTCCTGAAGATGATATTGGATTTATTCTGGCGGATGCCTGGAGATCCGCAGGCATCGTTCTGGGTATGCCCACCTACGAATATCAGATGTTCCCCCCCATGGCCCATGTTATTGATGATTTCAACAGAAAGAAAGTTCAGAATAAAAAAGCATTCCGTTTCGGCTCCTTCGGCTGGTCCGGTGGAGCGGAAAAAGAACTGGGTATAGCTACAGAAAAACTGAAATGGGAATTTCTTGAGTCAGTTGAGTGGCAGGGCGCTCCCGGTGAGGAGGAGCTGAAAAAAGCGTATCAGCGAGGAAAGGAACTGGCGGTTCTTGTAAAAGAATTTGCCGGTAAAGGCTGCGACTGA
- a CDS encoding DNA topoisomerase IV subunit B has product MSAKKTNYDESKIKTLSSLEHIRLRSGMYIGRLGNGSNLDDGIYILIKEVIDNAIDEFIMGYGNRVDISILDNKVQVRDHGRGIPLGKIVECVSIINTGAKYNDDVFQFSVGLNGVGTKAVNALSSHFLVRAYRNGEYAEAIFQRGNLISQKKGKAPDADDGTFVEFIPDTEIFGEYGFIDEFLEQRCWNYACLNKGLRLYLNKQKFESKKGLWDLLHSEVGDDTLYEIAYFQSDKIECAFTHTSTYGESYFSFVNGQYTSDGGSHLSAYREGLLKGVNDFYKKNYSGTDVREGMAGAIAVKIKDPVFESQTKNKLGNSDIRSWIVNETKGGIVDFLHKNTEAASALENKIITNEKFRKELNAVKKEAKAAAKKISLNIPKLKDCKNHRPDGEKGRNSTIFITEGESATGSMVSCRDVYLQAIYSLRGKPWNSYGKKPADIYRNEELYNLMMALGIENSIDDLRYDRIVVATDADTDGFHIRNLLLTFFLNYFEEIVQGGHIHILETPLFRVRNKKKTVYCYNEKERDQAMASIKGNEVTRFKGLGEISPNEFGPFIGEDMRIVPVTIKSMKDVSGMLEFYMGKNTPDRRKYIMENLV; this is encoded by the coding sequence ATGAGCGCTAAGAAGACGAATTACGATGAAAGCAAAATTAAGACCCTCAGTTCCCTGGAGCACATCCGGCTGAGATCTGGTATGTATATAGGCCGGCTTGGAAACGGAAGCAATCTGGATGACGGGATCTATATACTGATTAAAGAAGTTATAGACAATGCGATAGATGAATTCATTATGGGTTATGGAAACCGTGTAGATATTTCTATCCTTGATAATAAGGTTCAGGTCCGTGACCATGGACGTGGAATCCCCTTAGGGAAAATTGTTGAATGTGTTTCCATTATTAATACCGGAGCTAAATACAACGATGATGTTTTTCAGTTCTCTGTAGGGCTGAACGGTGTAGGTACAAAGGCTGTTAATGCTCTCTCCTCACATTTCCTGGTAAGAGCCTATAGAAACGGAGAATATGCGGAAGCTATATTTCAGAGAGGAAACCTTATCTCTCAGAAAAAAGGTAAGGCTCCCGATGCGGATGACGGAACTTTTGTCGAGTTTATACCTGATACTGAGATATTCGGTGAATATGGTTTCATCGATGAGTTTCTGGAACAGCGCTGCTGGAATTATGCCTGTCTGAATAAAGGTCTCCGACTATACCTCAATAAACAGAAGTTCGAATCCAAGAAAGGTCTATGGGACCTTCTTCATTCAGAAGTAGGGGATGATACACTCTATGAGATAGCCTATTTTCAATCAGATAAGATTGAATGTGCTTTCACCCATACCTCTACCTACGGTGAAAGTTACTTCTCCTTTGTAAACGGCCAGTACACATCCGACGGTGGTTCACATCTGAGTGCCTACCGTGAGGGGCTTTTGAAAGGGGTCAATGATTTTTATAAAAAAAACTATTCGGGTACTGATGTCCGGGAAGGGATGGCAGGTGCCATTGCTGTAAAAATAAAAGACCCTGTATTTGAGAGCCAGACAAAGAATAAACTTGGTAACTCTGATATCAGAAGCTGGATTGTCAACGAGACAAAAGGCGGTATAGTCGATTTCCTTCATAAGAATACCGAAGCTGCTTCGGCTCTGGAAAATAAGATCATAACCAATGAGAAGTTCCGAAAGGAACTCAATGCAGTTAAAAAAGAAGCCAAGGCTGCTGCTAAAAAAATCTCATTAAATATTCCCAAACTGAAGGACTGTAAAAATCACAGACCTGATGGAGAGAAGGGAAGAAACTCAACCATATTCATTACAGAAGGAGAGTCTGCAACGGGCTCCATGGTATCCTGCCGGGATGTTTATCTTCAGGCTATCTACTCTCTCCGGGGTAAACCCTGGAATTCCTATGGAAAGAAACCGGCGGATATTTACAGAAATGAAGAGCTCTACAATCTGATGATGGCTCTGGGAATTGAAAACTCCATTGATGATCTCCGTTATGACCGAATTGTGGTGGCAACGGATGCTGATACCGATGGTTTTCATATCCGGAACCTCCTGCTGACTTTTTTCCTCAACTACTTTGAGGAGATTGTACAGGGCGGGCATATACATATTCTGGAAACACCCTTGTTTCGGGTCAGAAATAAAAAGAAGACTGTATATTGCTATAATGAAAAAGAGCGGGATCAGGCCATGGCCTCAATCAAGGGGAATGAAGTTACCCGATTTAAGGGACTGGGTGAAATATCACCAAATGAGTTCGGACCTTTTATCGGCGAAGATATGCGCATTGTTCCTGTAACTATTAAATCCATGAAGGACGTGAGCGGCATGCTTGAGTTCTACATGGGTAAGAATACCCCTGACCGCCGTAAATACATCATGGAGAACCTCGTCTGA
- a CDS encoding DNA topoisomerase IV subunit A, protein MAYVRKIFNTNFIEYASYVIKERAIPHLDDGLKPVQRRILQSLFDVDDGKFNKVANVVGHCMQYHPHGDSSIYGALVNLANKDLFIDKQGNFGNIFTGDRASAARYIECRLLPLAKEVLYNPEITDFDDSYDGRRKEPVVFPAKIPLILILGAEGIAVGMSTKILPHNFVEVLQAERSFLLDEPFELFPDFPTGGLVDVTDYREGNGKVLSRARLDTKDPKKITVRELPFGTTTESLIASVEAAARKNKIKIGGITDFTTSEVEIEITLPRGVHTNDVLDGLYAFTDCEVSLSLNLLIIGPDSKPRVMTIPEIIEYHAGQLIIVLRKELKLEEGKLLDKLHIRTLERIFIEERIYKAIEQMKTPAAIHLAVRDGFIPFMKEIKRDITEEDLEHLLKIPIRRISLYDINKMKKEVDEILTRLKEIRHHLKHLKEYAIATLDGFIAKQAKLMPRRTELIDIQKVDIRDAAQKNLKIRYNKDTGYIGSDVSSGILWCEASVYDRILMVRKDASYQVMDVPDKYFVGKGLLYCGLTDKETMENTVFSMVYRNSENGYPYVKRCMVTQFILNKVYDLLPEGSQLIRFTTKTDVSIVVDFKQKSLIQTAADTFPVEKYLVKGVKSQGVRIKPKEFSSARFIKTSTLEKKDS, encoded by the coding sequence ATGGCTTATGTAAGAAAGATTTTCAACACTAACTTTATTGAATATGCATCCTATGTTATCAAAGAGCGAGCTATACCTCATCTTGATGACGGCCTTAAGCCGGTACAGAGGCGTATTCTTCAGTCCCTTTTTGATGTGGATGACGGAAAATTCAATAAAGTAGCTAATGTTGTGGGTCACTGTATGCAGTACCACCCCCATGGAGACTCCTCTATCTATGGAGCCCTGGTCAACCTTGCCAATAAAGATTTGTTTATAGACAAGCAGGGAAACTTCGGTAATATCTTCACTGGGGACCGCGCTTCTGCAGCAAGGTATATTGAGTGTCGACTTCTACCTCTTGCTAAAGAGGTCCTCTATAATCCTGAAATAACAGATTTTGATGATTCTTATGACGGAAGACGGAAAGAGCCCGTTGTATTTCCGGCAAAAATCCCGCTCATTCTTATTCTGGGTGCTGAGGGTATTGCCGTAGGTATGTCCACTAAAATCCTGCCTCATAACTTTGTTGAGGTGCTCCAGGCTGAGCGCTCTTTTCTTTTGGATGAGCCCTTTGAACTCTTCCCCGATTTCCCAACGGGTGGTCTGGTGGATGTGACCGACTACCGGGAAGGAAATGGCAAGGTCCTCTCCAGGGCAAGACTGGATACTAAAGATCCCAAGAAGATCACCGTACGGGAACTTCCCTTCGGTACAACCACGGAAAGCCTTATTGCCTCCGTTGAAGCTGCCGCCCGTAAGAATAAAATAAAGATCGGCGGCATAACCGACTTTACCACCAGTGAGGTTGAGATTGAAATCACACTGCCCAGGGGTGTTCATACAAATGATGTGCTTGATGGTCTTTATGCCTTTACTGACTGTGAAGTTTCTCTTTCTCTTAATCTCCTTATTATAGGTCCCGATTCCAAGCCCAGGGTTATGACTATACCCGAGATTATTGAATATCATGCGGGGCAGCTGATTATCGTTCTTAGAAAAGAGCTGAAGCTTGAAGAGGGCAAACTCCTTGACAAGCTGCATATCAGAACTCTTGAGAGAATCTTCATTGAAGAGAGAATCTACAAGGCAATTGAACAGATGAAGACTCCCGCAGCTATTCATCTGGCTGTCCGTGATGGATTCATCCCTTTCATGAAAGAAATTAAAAGGGATATTACGGAAGAAGATCTTGAACATCTTCTGAAAATTCCCATCCGCCGTATATCACTCTACGATATCAACAAGATGAAGAAAGAGGTGGACGAGATTCTAACCAGACTGAAAGAGATCCGGCATCATCTTAAACACCTCAAAGAATATGCGATCGCCACCCTGGACGGTTTTATTGCCAAACAGGCCAAGCTTATGCCCCGGCGTACTGAGCTGATAGATATTCAGAAAGTCGATATCCGTGATGCTGCTCAGAAAAACCTTAAAATCAGGTACAATAAGGATACCGGTTATATCGGTTCTGATGTCTCTTCCGGCATTCTCTGGTGTGAGGCTTCTGTGTATGACAGGATTCTTATGGTCCGTAAGGATGCGAGCTACCAGGTTATGGATGTTCCAGATAAATATTTTGTTGGTAAGGGGCTTCTCTACTGCGGCCTGACCGATAAGGAAACAATGGAAAATACAGTGTTCTCCATGGTCTACCGAAACAGTGAAAACGGATATCCATATGTTAAACGCTGTATGGTTACCCAGTTTATCCTGAACAAGGTTTACGACTTGCTCCCGGAGGGATCTCAACTGATCCGCTTTACCACAAAAACGGATGTATCCATTGTGGTGGATTTTAAGCAGAAGTCTCTGATTCAGACAGCAGCCGATACCTTTCCTGTGGAAAAATACCTTGTAAAAGGGGTTAAGTCTCAGGGTGTCAGGATTAAACCCAAGGAGTTCAGCAGTGCCCGATTTATCAAGACCAGTACATTGGAGAAGAAGGACAGCTGA
- a CDS encoding OmpA family protein, whose amino-acid sequence MPDLSRPVHWRRRTADLFLLIFLILLPMRAAAQEEGVIFTVHPGDNYRVIEKFNLSQYRNGQYQGHIYRENRGIYDSTSSGGNLFKVNGTVYHLEEKTKDGFKTASAVTSSENVTYTLNSRGTMLVPGSAYPRLRSFPTFPKEAVIPGDKWEGGLEVVVTAPDGSERAVLPQYCEYTYMGEEVWEGRDVYVIKAQYAVRYRQGRSPAADTFLRALSGKHVVSLMIDIETMEFLLMKDIMEEEYQYLDGSSLREKGFLLTFYKGIELLDRPGLRKDVETVLADQLKDSFEEKGESLTDQISVEERDEGLALNLKNLHFKADEAVILPEDRPLLDTIAEVLKKVPDRTFLVKGHTADIGTMESQIILSQERARTIVEELSSRGIEADRFLFTGMGGLMPLGDNATDEGRRQNRRVEIFILED is encoded by the coding sequence GTGCCCGATTTATCAAGACCAGTACATTGGAGAAGAAGGACAGCTGATTTATTCCTTCTCATCTTTCTAATTCTGCTCCCCATGAGGGCGGCGGCTCAGGAAGAGGGAGTGATCTTTACAGTTCACCCTGGCGACAATTACAGGGTTATAGAAAAATTTAACCTCAGTCAGTATAGAAACGGACAGTATCAGGGGCATATTTATCGGGAAAACCGGGGAATCTATGACAGTACCAGCTCCGGGGGCAATTTATTCAAAGTAAATGGAACTGTCTATCATCTTGAAGAGAAGACTAAAGACGGATTTAAGACCGCCTCAGCCGTTACGAGCAGCGAAAATGTAACTTATACACTGAACTCCAGAGGGACGATGCTGGTTCCGGGATCTGCTTATCCAAGACTGCGCAGTTTTCCTACATTTCCAAAGGAAGCTGTTATTCCCGGAGATAAGTGGGAGGGGGGACTCGAAGTAGTTGTCACTGCTCCTGACGGCAGTGAGAGAGCCGTTCTTCCCCAATACTGTGAATATACTTATATGGGAGAGGAAGTCTGGGAAGGGCGTGATGTTTATGTAATCAAGGCCCAGTATGCTGTACGCTACCGGCAGGGCCGTTCTCCTGCGGCTGATACCTTTCTGAGAGCATTAAGCGGGAAACATGTTGTTTCTCTTATGATTGACATTGAAACCATGGAGTTTCTTCTTATGAAAGATATCATGGAGGAAGAGTATCAGTACCTTGACGGCAGCAGCCTCAGGGAGAAGGGCTTTCTCCTGACCTTTTATAAGGGAATTGAACTCCTGGACAGACCGGGACTGCGTAAGGATGTGGAAACGGTTCTTGCGGATCAGCTTAAGGATTCCTTTGAAGAGAAAGGGGAGTCCCTTACAGACCAGATCAGCGTTGAAGAGCGGGATGAAGGTCTGGCTCTGAATCTGAAAAATCTCCATTTTAAAGCAGATGAAGCTGTAATATTGCCCGAAGACAGACCTCTTCTTGATACAATCGCCGAAGTTCTTAAAAAAGTTCCCGACAGAACATTCCTGGTCAAGGGACATACTGCGGATATCGGTACCATGGAATCCCAGATTATACTTTCACAGGAACGGGCCAGAACAATAGTTGAAGAGCTGAGTTCCCGGGGAATTGAAGCCGACCGCTTTCTCTTTACCGGAATGGGAGGTCTTATGCCTCTTGGTGATAATGCCACAGATGAAGGACGTAGACAGAACCGGCGTGTAGAGATTTTCATTCTTGAGGATTAA